The Sulfurimonas sp. genome includes a region encoding these proteins:
- a CDS encoding arginyltransferase, with amino-acid sequence MNILKEFSINDKCSYLDNLEQTMHYKIIDECSQNKCEDFIERGFRRFGKMYFRPICESCDECKSIKIDVKNFNFSKSQRRVLRKAENLKSIIQKPTLTKSHIELFEKYHLHMKDEKGWEYSPTTAQGYYNSFVSGANEFGYEVLYFDNEKLIGVDLIDILPNGISSIYFYYDPDYKKFALGKLSMYLQIKFAKEANKDWIYMGYYVKDCPSLSYKSHYEPYLTLEGRPNEGDELTWF; translated from the coding sequence ATGAATATACTAAAAGAGTTTTCCATAAATGACAAATGTTCATATCTAGACAACCTTGAACAAACTATGCACTATAAAATAATAGATGAGTGTTCTCAAAATAAGTGTGAAGATTTTATAGAAAGAGGTTTTAGACGTTTTGGCAAGATGTATTTCCGTCCAATTTGCGAAAGTTGTGATGAGTGTAAAAGCATTAAAATAGACGTTAAAAACTTCAATTTTTCAAAGTCACAAAGAAGAGTTTTGAGAAAAGCGGAAAATTTAAAATCTATAATTCAAAAGCCTACATTAACAAAAAGCCATATTGAACTTTTTGAAAAATACCATCTTCATATGAAGGATGAAAAAGGTTGGGAATATTCCCCTACTACAGCTCAAGGCTATTACAACTCTTTTGTAAGTGGTGCTAATGAATTTGGTTATGAAGTTTTATACTTTGATAATGAAAAACTAATTGGAGTTGATCTTATAGACATATTGCCTAATGGGATATCTTCTATTTATTTCTATTACGATCCAGATTATAAAAAATTTGCCTTAGGTAAACTATCTATGTATTTACAAATTAAGTTTGCTAAAGAGGCTAATAAAGATTGGATATATATGGGATACTACGTAAAAGATTGTCCATCTCTTTCTTATAAGTCACACTATGAGCCATATCTAACGTTAGAGGGAAGACCTAATGAAGGAGATGAGCTTACTTGGTTTTAA
- the prfB gene encoding peptide chain release factor 2 has translation MDNYEYTELLKTLSIKMDNITGVVEPNKLQNRLKEIEEIENDPEFWNDAKNAAKIQKEKTQCERKLEKYNIANEAIEDAKDLYEMAKEENDEDSIESLFEDAPNLEEQIKKMELEVLLSGESDANNAILSIHPGAGGTESQDWASMLLRMYKRWAERRGFKVETLDYQVGEEAGIKDVSIIIKGENAYGYLKVENGIHRLVRISPFDSNAKRHTSFSSVMVSPEIDDNIEIDIEDKDIRIDTYRASGAGGQHVNKTESAIRITHIETGVVVQCQNDRSQHKNKATAMKMLKSRLYELELEAQKAEQDGVAKSEIGWGHQIRSYVMQPYQQVKDTRSNEAYSNVSGILDGDIDAIIEGVLIASNKA, from the coding sequence ATGGACAACTATGAATATACAGAACTATTAAAAACTTTATCTATAAAAATGGACAATATTACAGGCGTAGTTGAACCAAATAAACTTCAAAACAGACTAAAAGAGATTGAAGAGATTGAGAATGATCCTGAGTTTTGGAACGATGCAAAAAATGCCGCTAAAATTCAAAAAGAAAAAACTCAGTGTGAGCGTAAACTAGAAAAGTACAATATAGCAAATGAAGCTATTGAAGATGCAAAAGACCTATATGAGATGGCTAAAGAAGAAAATGATGAAGACTCAATAGAGTCACTTTTTGAAGATGCACCGAACTTAGAAGAGCAGATTAAAAAAATGGAGCTTGAAGTACTACTAAGTGGTGAAAGCGATGCAAATAATGCTATTCTTTCTATTCACCCTGGTGCAGGAGGGACTGAAAGTCAGGACTGGGCATCGATGCTTCTTCGTATGTATAAAAGATGGGCTGAAAGACGTGGTTTTAAAGTCGAAACACTTGATTACCAGGTAGGTGAAGAAGCAGGTATAAAAGACGTATCTATAATCATTAAGGGCGAAAACGCTTACGGGTATTTAAAAGTTGAAAACGGTATTCATCGTTTAGTTAGAATAAGTCCGTTTGATTCAAATGCAAAACGCCATACATCTTTCTCATCTGTAATGGTGTCACCAGAGATTGATGACAATATCGAAATAGATATTGAAGACAAAGATATCCGTATAGATACATACCGTGCATCTGGTGCAGGTGGACAACATGTAAATAAAACAGAATCTGCTATTCGTATAACGCATATTGAAACAGGTGTAGTTGTTCAGTGTCAAAATGACAGATCTCAGCATAAAAACAAAGCGACTGCAATGAAGATGTTAAAATCACGTCTATATGAGCTTGAACTTGAAGCACAAAAAGCTGAACAAGACGGTGTTGCAAAAAGTGAGATTGGATGGGGACATCAGATCCGTTCATACGTAATGCAACCGTATCAACAAGTAAAAGATACAAGAAGCAATGAGGCTTATTCAAATGTAAGCGGTATTTTAGACGGTGATATAGATGCCATTATTGAGGGTGTGCTTATAGCTAGCAATAAGGCATAG
- the panC gene encoding pantoate--beta-alanine ligase encodes MKIISNPHELNNYVKTLDKTIGFVPTMGALHEGHISLIKEARKNNEFVVVSIFVNPTQFSKDEDLDKYPRKDEADKKICELSGVDVLFFPNAEDIYGDDEVSLLAPNVRGYVLEGHTRPTHFNGVLTVVNKLLNIVKPTRAYFGKKDAQQLNLITLMVKQLFMNVEIVPIDTKRDSDGLALSSRNVYLSKEQRKEALKIPGSLNLASNLIAKKVLDTKEIQEKMLDYLSPLEVFYVEILDREFNKVENVEIGNTIILVEVKVGETRLLDNIWL; translated from the coding sequence ATGAAGATAATTTCAAACCCACATGAATTAAATAATTATGTTAAAACTTTAGATAAAACTATCGGTTTTGTTCCAACTATGGGTGCTCTACATGAAGGGCATATTTCACTTATAAAAGAAGCAAGAAAAAATAATGAATTTGTAGTAGTTTCAATTTTTGTGAATCCAACACAGTTTTCAAAAGATGAAGACCTTGATAAATACCCACGTAAAGATGAAGCTGATAAAAAGATTTGTGAACTCTCAGGCGTCGATGTTCTATTTTTTCCAAATGCTGAAGATATATATGGAGATGATGAAGTATCACTTTTAGCACCAAATGTACGTGGGTATGTACTAGAAGGGCATACAAGACCTACACATTTTAACGGCGTATTAACAGTTGTAAATAAACTTTTAAATATAGTAAAACCTACGCGTGCATACTTTGGTAAAAAAGATGCTCAGCAATTAAACCTTATCACTTTAATGGTTAAACAACTTTTTATGAACGTAGAAATTGTTCCAATAGATACAAAAAGAGATTCTGATGGTTTAGCACTTAGCAGTAGAAATGTTTACTTATCTAAAGAGCAAAGGAAAGAAGCCCTGAAAATTCCGGGATCTTTAAACCTTGCATCTAATTTGATAGCAAAGAAAGTTTTGGACACTAAAGAGATACAAGAAAAAATGTTGGATTATCTAAGCCCGTTAGAAGTATTTTATGTGGAGATCTTGGACCGTGAGTTTAATAAAGTAGAAAATGTTGAGATCGGTAATACTATAATTTTGGTTGAAGTTAAAGTAGGCGAGACCAGATTACTCGATAATATCTGGCTTTAG
- a CDS encoding HD-GYP domain-containing protein → MQEGKYISIDKSIIAEGCAYDFAIYCSIRENTQIKQVKQKGVLLENNDLLFINKVKNLYVDRSEHSSYEQFYEAHFGKKPSVGNPITFTQKIDTMYKNASNALNELFNNPEKLSNYKESKKVVNELVDSVLDEDFAIKSLMQIATHDYYTHTHSINVSIYALSLGNFLGFKASELAELGEAALLHDLGKSKIDSKIINKNGSLTKDEFDTMKKHPSFGVSLGLKLGIKNKKVLEGIKYHHEKMDGSGYPNGLYNEEIPIYAKIVGMCDIFDALTSERSYKKAMTSFEALKLMKTEMSKHIDLKLLNQMILMFK, encoded by the coding sequence ATGCAAGAGGGCAAATATATATCAATTGATAAAAGCATAATAGCTGAAGGCTGTGCTTATGATTTTGCAATATATTGCTCCATACGTGAGAACACACAGATTAAGCAAGTTAAGCAAAAGGGAGTTTTATTAGAAAACAATGATTTGCTTTTTATAAATAAAGTAAAAAATTTATATGTAGATAGAAGTGAACACTCGAGTTATGAACAGTTTTATGAAGCACATTTTGGAAAGAAACCATCTGTAGGTAACCCGATTACATTTACACAAAAAATAGATACAATGTATAAAAATGCTTCTAATGCATTAAATGAACTCTTTAATAATCCAGAAAAATTAAGTAACTACAAAGAGTCTAAAAAAGTAGTAAACGAACTTGTGGATAGTGTATTAGATGAAGATTTTGCAATTAAATCTCTTATGCAGATTGCTACACATGATTACTATACGCACACACATTCTATAAACGTATCAATATATGCTTTAAGCTTAGGAAACTTTTTAGGTTTTAAAGCCAGTGAACTTGCAGAGTTAGGTGAAGCAGCACTTTTACACGATCTTGGAAAAAGCAAAATTGATAGTAAAATTATCAATAAAAATGGTTCGCTTACAAAAGATGAGTTTGATACAATGAAAAAACATCCATCTTTTGGAGTTAGTTTAGGTTTAAAGCTTGGTATTAAAAATAAAAAAGTATTAGAAGGTATAAAGTATCACCATGAAAAGATGGACGGTTCAGGCTATCCTAATGGGCTTTATAATGAAGAGATACCTATATATGCAAAAATTGTTGGTATGTGTGATATCTTTGATGCACTAACTAGTGAGAGAAGTTATAAAAAAGCGATGACATCTTTTGAAGCTTTAAAACTTATGAAAACAGAAATGAGTAAACATATAGATTTGAAATTGTTAAATCAAATGATCTTAATGTTTAAATAG